Proteins encoded by one window of Papio anubis isolate 15944 chromosome 7, Panubis1.0, whole genome shotgun sequence:
- the MTA1 gene encoding metastasis-associated protein MTA1 isoform X2 encodes MPCGLGGEGQGHTLPGVGGKDYVYFENSSSNPYLIRRIEELNKTANGNVEAKVVCFYRRRDISSTLIALADKHATLSVCYKAGPGADNGEEGEIEEEMENPEMVDLPEKLKHQLRHRELFLSRQLESLPATHIRGKCSVTLLNETESLKSYLEREDFFFYSLVYDPQQKTLLADKGEIRVGNRYQADITDLLKEGEEDGRDQSKLETKVWEAHNPLTDKQIDQFLVVARSVGTFARALDCSSSVRQPSLHMSAAAASRDITLFHAMDTLHKNIYDISKAISALVPQGGPVLCRDEMEEWSASEANLFEEALEKYGKDFTDIQQDFLPWKSLTSIIEYYYMWKTTDRYVQQKRLKAAEAESKLKQVYIPNYNKPNPNQISVNNVKAGVVNGTGAPGQSPGAGRACESCYTTQSYQWYSWGPPNMQCRLCASCWTYWKKYGGLKMPTRLDGERPGPNRSNMSPHGLPARSSGSPKFAMKTRQAFYLHTTKLTRIARRLCREILRPWHAARHPYLPINSAAIKAECTARLPEASQSPLVLKQAVRKPLEAVLRYLETHPRPPKPDPVKSVSSVLSSLTPAKAAPVINNGSPTILGKRSYEQHNGVDGNMKKRLLMPSRGLANHGQTRHMGPSRNLLLNGKSYPTKVRLIRGGSLPPVKRRRMNWIDAPDDVFYMATEETRKIRKLLSSSETKRAARRPYKPIALRQSQALPLRPPPPAPVNDEPIVIED; translated from the exons ACTACGTCTACTTCGAGAACTCCTCCAGCAACCCATACCTGATCCGGAGGATTGAGGAGCTCAACAAG ACGGCCAATGGGAAcgtggaggccaaggtggtgtgCTTCTACCGGAGGCGGGACATCTCCAGCACCCTCATCGCCCTGGCCGACAAGCACGCAA CCCTGTCAGTCTGCTATAAGGCCGGACCGGGGGCGGACAACGGCGAGGAAG GGGaaatagaagaggaaatggagaatCCGGAAATGGTGGACCTGCCCGAGAAACTAAAGCACCAGCTGCGGCATCGGGAGCTGTTCCTCTCCCGGCAGCTGGAGTCCCTGCCCGCCACGCACATCAG GGGCAAGTGCAGCGTCACCCTGCTCAACGAGACCGAATCGCTCAAGTCCTACCTGGAGCGGGAG GATTTCTTCTTCTATTCTCTAGTCTACGACCCACAGCAGAAGACCCTGCTGGCAGATAAAGGAGAGATTCGAGTAGGAAACCGGTACCAGGCAGACATCACCGACTTGTTAAAAGAAG GCGAGGAGGACGGCCGAGACCAGTCCAAGCTGGAGACCAAGGTGTGGGAGGCGCACAACCCACTCACAGACAAGCAGATCGACCAGTTCCTGGTAGTGGCCCG CTCTGTGGGCACCTTCGCACGGGCCCTGGACTGCAGCAGCTCCGTCCGACAGCCCAGCCTGCACATGAGTGCCGCAGCTGCCTCCCGAGACATCACCCTG ttccatGCCATGGACACTCTCCACAAGAACATCTATGACATCTCCAAGGCCATCTCAGCGCTGGTGCCACAGGGCGGGCCCGTGCTCTGCAGGGACGAGATGGAGGAGTGGTCTGCGTCAGAGGCCAACCTTTTCGAGGAAGCCCTGGAAAAATATGGGAAGGATTTCACGGACATTCAGCAAGATTTT CTCCCGTGGAAGTCTCTGACCAGCATCATTGAGTACTACTACATGTGGAAGACCACCGACAGATACGTGCAGCAG aAACGCTTGAAAGCAGCTGAAGCTGAGAGCAAGTTAAAGCAAGTTTATATTCCCAACTA TAACAAGCCAAATCCGAACCAAATCAGCGTCAACAACGTCAAGGCCGGTGTGGTGAACGGCACGGGAGCACCGGGCCAGAGCCCTGGCGCTGGCCGGGCCTGCGAGAGCTGTTACA CCACACAGTCTTACCAGTGGTATTCTTGGGGTCCCCCTAACATGCAGTGTCGTCTCTGCGCATCTTGTTGGACATATTGGAAGAAATATGGTGGCTTGAAAATGCCAACCCGGTTAGATGGAGAGAGGCCAGGACCAAACCGCAGTAACATG AGTCCCCACGGCCTCCCAGCCCGGAGCAGCGGGAGCCCCAAGTTCGCCATGAAGACCAGGCAGGCCTTCTATCTGCACACGACGAAGCTGACACGGATCGCCCGGCGCCTGTGCCGTGAGATCCTGCGCCCATGGCATGCTGCGCGGCACCCCTACCTGCCCATCAACAGCGCGGCCATCAAGGCCGAGT GCACGGCGCGGCTGCCCGAAGCCTCCCAGAGCCCACTGGTGCTGAAGCAGGCGGTGCGCAAGCCGCTGGAAGCCGTGCTCCGGTATCTTG AGACCCACCCCCGTCCCCCGAAGCCTGACCCCGTGAAGAGTGTGTCCAGCGTGCTCAGCAGCCTGACGCCCGCCAAGGCGGCCCCTGTCATCAACAACGGCTCCCCCACCATCCTGGGCAAGCGCAGCTATGAGCAGCACAACGGGGTGGACG GCAACATGAAGAAGCGCCTCTTGATGCCCAGTAGGG GTCTGGCAAACCACGGACAGACCAGGCACATG GGACCAAGCCGGAACCTCCTGCTCAACGGGAAGTCCTACCCCACCAAAGTGCGCCTGATCCGGGGGGGCTCCCTGCCCCCGGTCAAGCGGCGGCGGATGAACTGGATCGATGCCCCGGATGACGTGTTCTACATGGCCACCGAGGAGACCAG GAAGATCCGCAAGCTGCTCTCATCCTCGGAAACCAAGCGTGCTGCCCGCCGGCCCTACAAGCCCATCGCCCTGCGCCAGAGCCAGGCCCTGCCGCTGCGGCCGCCGCCGCCTGCGCCCGTCAACGACGAGCCCATTGTCATCGAGGACTAG
- the MTA1 gene encoding metastasis-associated protein MTA1 isoform X5 gives MPCGLGGEGQGHTLPGVGGKDYVYFENSSSNPYLIRRIEELNKTANGNVEAKVVCFYRRRDISSTLIALADKHATLSVCYKAGPGADNGEEGEIEEEMENPEMVDLPEKLKHQLRHRELFLSRQLESLPATHIRGKCSVTLLNETESLKSYLEREDFFFYSLVYDPQQKTLLADKGEIRVGNRYQADITDLLKEGEEDGRDQSKLETKVWEAHNPLTDKQIDQFLVVARSVGTFARALDCSSSVRQPSLHMSAAAASRDITLFHAMDTLHKNIYDISKAISALVPQGGPVLCRDEMEEWSASEANLFEEALEKYGKDFTDIQQDFLPWKSLTSIIEYYYMWKTTDRYVQQKRLKAAEAESKLKQVYIPNYNKPNPNQISVNNVKAGVVNGTGAPGQSPGAGRACESCYTTQSYQWYSWGPPNMQCRLCASCWTYWKKYGGLKMPTRLDGERPGPNRSNMSPHGLPARSSGSPKFAMKTRQAFYLHTTKLTRIARRLCREILRPWHAARHPYLPINSAAIKAECTARLPEASQSPLVLKQAVRKPLEAVLRYLETHPRPPKPDPVKSVSSVLSSLTPAKAAPVINNGSPTILGKRSYEQHNGVDGLANHGQTRHMGPSRNLLLNGKSYPTKVRLIRGGSLPPVKRRRMNWIDAPDDVFYMATEETRKIRKLLSSSETKRAARRPYKPIALRQSQALPLRPPPPAPVNDEPIVIED, from the exons ACTACGTCTACTTCGAGAACTCCTCCAGCAACCCATACCTGATCCGGAGGATTGAGGAGCTCAACAAG ACGGCCAATGGGAAcgtggaggccaaggtggtgtgCTTCTACCGGAGGCGGGACATCTCCAGCACCCTCATCGCCCTGGCCGACAAGCACGCAA CCCTGTCAGTCTGCTATAAGGCCGGACCGGGGGCGGACAACGGCGAGGAAG GGGaaatagaagaggaaatggagaatCCGGAAATGGTGGACCTGCCCGAGAAACTAAAGCACCAGCTGCGGCATCGGGAGCTGTTCCTCTCCCGGCAGCTGGAGTCCCTGCCCGCCACGCACATCAG GGGCAAGTGCAGCGTCACCCTGCTCAACGAGACCGAATCGCTCAAGTCCTACCTGGAGCGGGAG GATTTCTTCTTCTATTCTCTAGTCTACGACCCACAGCAGAAGACCCTGCTGGCAGATAAAGGAGAGATTCGAGTAGGAAACCGGTACCAGGCAGACATCACCGACTTGTTAAAAGAAG GCGAGGAGGACGGCCGAGACCAGTCCAAGCTGGAGACCAAGGTGTGGGAGGCGCACAACCCACTCACAGACAAGCAGATCGACCAGTTCCTGGTAGTGGCCCG CTCTGTGGGCACCTTCGCACGGGCCCTGGACTGCAGCAGCTCCGTCCGACAGCCCAGCCTGCACATGAGTGCCGCAGCTGCCTCCCGAGACATCACCCTG ttccatGCCATGGACACTCTCCACAAGAACATCTATGACATCTCCAAGGCCATCTCAGCGCTGGTGCCACAGGGCGGGCCCGTGCTCTGCAGGGACGAGATGGAGGAGTGGTCTGCGTCAGAGGCCAACCTTTTCGAGGAAGCCCTGGAAAAATATGGGAAGGATTTCACGGACATTCAGCAAGATTTT CTCCCGTGGAAGTCTCTGACCAGCATCATTGAGTACTACTACATGTGGAAGACCACCGACAGATACGTGCAGCAG aAACGCTTGAAAGCAGCTGAAGCTGAGAGCAAGTTAAAGCAAGTTTATATTCCCAACTA TAACAAGCCAAATCCGAACCAAATCAGCGTCAACAACGTCAAGGCCGGTGTGGTGAACGGCACGGGAGCACCGGGCCAGAGCCCTGGCGCTGGCCGGGCCTGCGAGAGCTGTTACA CCACACAGTCTTACCAGTGGTATTCTTGGGGTCCCCCTAACATGCAGTGTCGTCTCTGCGCATCTTGTTGGACATATTGGAAGAAATATGGTGGCTTGAAAATGCCAACCCGGTTAGATGGAGAGAGGCCAGGACCAAACCGCAGTAACATG AGTCCCCACGGCCTCCCAGCCCGGAGCAGCGGGAGCCCCAAGTTCGCCATGAAGACCAGGCAGGCCTTCTATCTGCACACGACGAAGCTGACACGGATCGCCCGGCGCCTGTGCCGTGAGATCCTGCGCCCATGGCATGCTGCGCGGCACCCCTACCTGCCCATCAACAGCGCGGCCATCAAGGCCGAGT GCACGGCGCGGCTGCCCGAAGCCTCCCAGAGCCCACTGGTGCTGAAGCAGGCGGTGCGCAAGCCGCTGGAAGCCGTGCTCCGGTATCTTG AGACCCACCCCCGTCCCCCGAAGCCTGACCCCGTGAAGAGTGTGTCCAGCGTGCTCAGCAGCCTGACGCCCGCCAAGGCGGCCCCTGTCATCAACAACGGCTCCCCCACCATCCTGGGCAAGCGCAGCTATGAGCAGCACAACGGGGTGGACG GTCTGGCAAACCACGGACAGACCAGGCACATG GGACCAAGCCGGAACCTCCTGCTCAACGGGAAGTCCTACCCCACCAAAGTGCGCCTGATCCGGGGGGGCTCCCTGCCCCCGGTCAAGCGGCGGCGGATGAACTGGATCGATGCCCCGGATGACGTGTTCTACATGGCCACCGAGGAGACCAG GAAGATCCGCAAGCTGCTCTCATCCTCGGAAACCAAGCGTGCTGCCCGCCGGCCCTACAAGCCCATCGCCCTGCGCCAGAGCCAGGCCCTGCCGCTGCGGCCGCCGCCGCCTGCGCCCGTCAACGACGAGCCCATTGTCATCGAGGACTAG
- the MTA1 gene encoding metastasis-associated protein MTA1 isoform X9 — protein sequence MPCGLGGEGQGHTLPGVGGKDYVYFENSSSNPYLIRRIEELNKTANGNVEAKVVCFYRRRDISSTLIALADKHAREIEEEMENPEMVDLPEKLKHQLRHRELFLSRQLESLPATHIRGKCSVTLLNETESLKSYLEREDFFFYSLVYDPQQKTLLADKGEIRVGNRYQADITDLLKEGEEDGRDQSKLETKVWEAHNPLTDKQIDQFLVVARSVGTFARALDCSSSVRQPSLHMSAAAASRDITLFHAMDTLHKNIYDISKAISALVPQGGPVLCRDEMEEWSASEANLFEEALEKYGKDFTDIQQDFLPWKSLTSIIEYYYMWKTTDRYVQQKRLKAAEAESKLKQVYIPNYNKPNPNQISVNNVKAGVVNGTGAPGQSPGAGRACESCYTTQSYQWYSWGPPNMQCRLCASCWTYWKKYGGLKMPTRLDGERPGPNRSNMSPHGLPARSSGSPKFAMKTRQAFYLHTTKLTRIARRLCREILRPWHAARHPYLPINSAAIKAECTARLPEASQSPLVLKQAVRKPLEAVLRYLETHPRPPKPDPVKSVSSVLSSLTPAKAAPVINNGSPTILGKRSYEQHNGVDGLANHGQTRHMGPSRNLLLNGKSYPTKVRLIRGGSLPPVKRRRMNWIDAPDDVFYMATEETRKIRKLLSSSETKRAARRPYKPIALRQSQALPLRPPPPAPVNDEPIVIED from the exons ACTACGTCTACTTCGAGAACTCCTCCAGCAACCCATACCTGATCCGGAGGATTGAGGAGCTCAACAAG ACGGCCAATGGGAAcgtggaggccaaggtggtgtgCTTCTACCGGAGGCGGGACATCTCCAGCACCCTCATCGCCCTGGCCGACAAGCACGCAA GGGaaatagaagaggaaatggagaatCCGGAAATGGTGGACCTGCCCGAGAAACTAAAGCACCAGCTGCGGCATCGGGAGCTGTTCCTCTCCCGGCAGCTGGAGTCCCTGCCCGCCACGCACATCAG GGGCAAGTGCAGCGTCACCCTGCTCAACGAGACCGAATCGCTCAAGTCCTACCTGGAGCGGGAG GATTTCTTCTTCTATTCTCTAGTCTACGACCCACAGCAGAAGACCCTGCTGGCAGATAAAGGAGAGATTCGAGTAGGAAACCGGTACCAGGCAGACATCACCGACTTGTTAAAAGAAG GCGAGGAGGACGGCCGAGACCAGTCCAAGCTGGAGACCAAGGTGTGGGAGGCGCACAACCCACTCACAGACAAGCAGATCGACCAGTTCCTGGTAGTGGCCCG CTCTGTGGGCACCTTCGCACGGGCCCTGGACTGCAGCAGCTCCGTCCGACAGCCCAGCCTGCACATGAGTGCCGCAGCTGCCTCCCGAGACATCACCCTG ttccatGCCATGGACACTCTCCACAAGAACATCTATGACATCTCCAAGGCCATCTCAGCGCTGGTGCCACAGGGCGGGCCCGTGCTCTGCAGGGACGAGATGGAGGAGTGGTCTGCGTCAGAGGCCAACCTTTTCGAGGAAGCCCTGGAAAAATATGGGAAGGATTTCACGGACATTCAGCAAGATTTT CTCCCGTGGAAGTCTCTGACCAGCATCATTGAGTACTACTACATGTGGAAGACCACCGACAGATACGTGCAGCAG aAACGCTTGAAAGCAGCTGAAGCTGAGAGCAAGTTAAAGCAAGTTTATATTCCCAACTA TAACAAGCCAAATCCGAACCAAATCAGCGTCAACAACGTCAAGGCCGGTGTGGTGAACGGCACGGGAGCACCGGGCCAGAGCCCTGGCGCTGGCCGGGCCTGCGAGAGCTGTTACA CCACACAGTCTTACCAGTGGTATTCTTGGGGTCCCCCTAACATGCAGTGTCGTCTCTGCGCATCTTGTTGGACATATTGGAAGAAATATGGTGGCTTGAAAATGCCAACCCGGTTAGATGGAGAGAGGCCAGGACCAAACCGCAGTAACATG AGTCCCCACGGCCTCCCAGCCCGGAGCAGCGGGAGCCCCAAGTTCGCCATGAAGACCAGGCAGGCCTTCTATCTGCACACGACGAAGCTGACACGGATCGCCCGGCGCCTGTGCCGTGAGATCCTGCGCCCATGGCATGCTGCGCGGCACCCCTACCTGCCCATCAACAGCGCGGCCATCAAGGCCGAGT GCACGGCGCGGCTGCCCGAAGCCTCCCAGAGCCCACTGGTGCTGAAGCAGGCGGTGCGCAAGCCGCTGGAAGCCGTGCTCCGGTATCTTG AGACCCACCCCCGTCCCCCGAAGCCTGACCCCGTGAAGAGTGTGTCCAGCGTGCTCAGCAGCCTGACGCCCGCCAAGGCGGCCCCTGTCATCAACAACGGCTCCCCCACCATCCTGGGCAAGCGCAGCTATGAGCAGCACAACGGGGTGGACG GTCTGGCAAACCACGGACAGACCAGGCACATG GGACCAAGCCGGAACCTCCTGCTCAACGGGAAGTCCTACCCCACCAAAGTGCGCCTGATCCGGGGGGGCTCCCTGCCCCCGGTCAAGCGGCGGCGGATGAACTGGATCGATGCCCCGGATGACGTGTTCTACATGGCCACCGAGGAGACCAG GAAGATCCGCAAGCTGCTCTCATCCTCGGAAACCAAGCGTGCTGCCCGCCGGCCCTACAAGCCCATCGCCCTGCGCCAGAGCCAGGCCCTGCCGCTGCGGCCGCCGCCGCCTGCGCCCGTCAACGACGAGCCCATTGTCATCGAGGACTAG
- the MTA1 gene encoding metastasis-associated protein MTA1 isoform X7 — protein sequence MPCGLGGEGQGHTLPGVGGKDYVYFENSSSNPYLIRRIEELNKTANGNVEAKVVCFYRRRDISSTLIALADKHAREIEEEMENPEMVDLPEKLKHQLRHRELFLSRQLESLPATHIRGKCSVTLLNETESLKSYLEREDFFFYSLVYDPQQKTLLADKGEIRVGNRYQADITDLLKEGEEDGRDQSKLETKVWEAHNPLTDKQIDQFLVVARSVGTFARALDCSSSVRQPSLHMSAAAASRDITLFHAMDTLHKNIYDISKAISALVPQGGPVLCRDEMEEWSASEANLFEEALEKYGKDFTDIQQDFLPWKSLTSIIEYYYMWKTTDRYVQQKRLKAAEAESKLKQVYIPNYNKPNPNQISVNNVKAGVVNGTGAPGQSPGAGRACESCYTTQSYQWYSWGPPNMQCRLCASCWTYWKKYGGLKMPTRLDGERPGPNRSNMSPHGLPARSSGSPKFAMKTRQAFYLHTTKLTRIARRLCREILRPWHAARHPYLPINSAAIKAECTARLPEASQSPLVLKQAVRKPLEAVLRYLETHPRPPKPDPVKSVSSVLSSLTPAKAAPVINNGSPTILGKRSYEQHNGVDGNMKKRLLMPSRGLANHGQTRHMGPSRNLLLNGKSYPTKVRLIRGGSLPPVKRRRMNWIDAPDDVFYMATEETRKIRKLLSSSETKRAARRPYKPIALRQSQALPLRPPPPAPVNDEPIVIED from the exons ACTACGTCTACTTCGAGAACTCCTCCAGCAACCCATACCTGATCCGGAGGATTGAGGAGCTCAACAAG ACGGCCAATGGGAAcgtggaggccaaggtggtgtgCTTCTACCGGAGGCGGGACATCTCCAGCACCCTCATCGCCCTGGCCGACAAGCACGCAA GGGaaatagaagaggaaatggagaatCCGGAAATGGTGGACCTGCCCGAGAAACTAAAGCACCAGCTGCGGCATCGGGAGCTGTTCCTCTCCCGGCAGCTGGAGTCCCTGCCCGCCACGCACATCAG GGGCAAGTGCAGCGTCACCCTGCTCAACGAGACCGAATCGCTCAAGTCCTACCTGGAGCGGGAG GATTTCTTCTTCTATTCTCTAGTCTACGACCCACAGCAGAAGACCCTGCTGGCAGATAAAGGAGAGATTCGAGTAGGAAACCGGTACCAGGCAGACATCACCGACTTGTTAAAAGAAG GCGAGGAGGACGGCCGAGACCAGTCCAAGCTGGAGACCAAGGTGTGGGAGGCGCACAACCCACTCACAGACAAGCAGATCGACCAGTTCCTGGTAGTGGCCCG CTCTGTGGGCACCTTCGCACGGGCCCTGGACTGCAGCAGCTCCGTCCGACAGCCCAGCCTGCACATGAGTGCCGCAGCTGCCTCCCGAGACATCACCCTG ttccatGCCATGGACACTCTCCACAAGAACATCTATGACATCTCCAAGGCCATCTCAGCGCTGGTGCCACAGGGCGGGCCCGTGCTCTGCAGGGACGAGATGGAGGAGTGGTCTGCGTCAGAGGCCAACCTTTTCGAGGAAGCCCTGGAAAAATATGGGAAGGATTTCACGGACATTCAGCAAGATTTT CTCCCGTGGAAGTCTCTGACCAGCATCATTGAGTACTACTACATGTGGAAGACCACCGACAGATACGTGCAGCAG aAACGCTTGAAAGCAGCTGAAGCTGAGAGCAAGTTAAAGCAAGTTTATATTCCCAACTA TAACAAGCCAAATCCGAACCAAATCAGCGTCAACAACGTCAAGGCCGGTGTGGTGAACGGCACGGGAGCACCGGGCCAGAGCCCTGGCGCTGGCCGGGCCTGCGAGAGCTGTTACA CCACACAGTCTTACCAGTGGTATTCTTGGGGTCCCCCTAACATGCAGTGTCGTCTCTGCGCATCTTGTTGGACATATTGGAAGAAATATGGTGGCTTGAAAATGCCAACCCGGTTAGATGGAGAGAGGCCAGGACCAAACCGCAGTAACATG AGTCCCCACGGCCTCCCAGCCCGGAGCAGCGGGAGCCCCAAGTTCGCCATGAAGACCAGGCAGGCCTTCTATCTGCACACGACGAAGCTGACACGGATCGCCCGGCGCCTGTGCCGTGAGATCCTGCGCCCATGGCATGCTGCGCGGCACCCCTACCTGCCCATCAACAGCGCGGCCATCAAGGCCGAGT GCACGGCGCGGCTGCCCGAAGCCTCCCAGAGCCCACTGGTGCTGAAGCAGGCGGTGCGCAAGCCGCTGGAAGCCGTGCTCCGGTATCTTG AGACCCACCCCCGTCCCCCGAAGCCTGACCCCGTGAAGAGTGTGTCCAGCGTGCTCAGCAGCCTGACGCCCGCCAAGGCGGCCCCTGTCATCAACAACGGCTCCCCCACCATCCTGGGCAAGCGCAGCTATGAGCAGCACAACGGGGTGGACG GCAACATGAAGAAGCGCCTCTTGATGCCCAGTAGGG GTCTGGCAAACCACGGACAGACCAGGCACATG GGACCAAGCCGGAACCTCCTGCTCAACGGGAAGTCCTACCCCACCAAAGTGCGCCTGATCCGGGGGGGCTCCCTGCCCCCGGTCAAGCGGCGGCGGATGAACTGGATCGATGCCCCGGATGACGTGTTCTACATGGCCACCGAGGAGACCAG GAAGATCCGCAAGCTGCTCTCATCCTCGGAAACCAAGCGTGCTGCCCGCCGGCCCTACAAGCCCATCGCCCTGCGCCAGAGCCAGGCCCTGCCGCTGCGGCCGCCGCCGCCTGCGCCCGTCAACGACGAGCCCATTGTCATCGAGGACTAG
- the MTA1 gene encoding metastasis-associated protein MTA1 isoform X4, with amino-acid sequence MAANMYRVGDYVYFENSSSNPYLIRRIEELNKTANGNVEAKVVCFYRRRDISSTLIALADKHATLSVCYKAGPGADNGEEGEIEEEMENPEMVDLPEKLKHQLRHRELFLSRQLESLPATHIRGKCSVTLLNETESLKSYLEREDFFFYSLVYDPQQKTLLADKGEIRVGNRYQADITDLLKEGEEDGRDQSKLETKVWEAHNPLTDKQIDQFLVVARSVGTFARALDCSSSVRQPSLHMSAAAASRDITLFHAMDTLHKNIYDISKAISALVPQGGPVLCRDEMEEWSASEANLFEEALEKYGKDFTDIQQDFLPWKSLTSIIEYYYMWKTTDRYVQQKRLKAAEAESKLKQVYIPNYNKPNPNQISVNNVKAGVVNGTGAPGQSPGAGRACESCYTTQSYQWYSWGPPNMQCRLCASCWTYWKKYGGLKMPTRLDGERPGPNRSNMSPHGLPARSSGSPKFAMKTRQAFYLHTTKLTRIARRLCREILRPWHAARHPYLPINSAAIKAECTARLPEASQSPLVLKQAVRKPLEAVLRYLETHPRPPKPDPVKSVSSVLSSLTPAKAAPVINNGSPTILGKRSYEQHNGVDGNMKKRLLMPSRGLANHGQTRHMGPSRNLLLNGKSYPTKVRLIRGGSLPPVKRRRMNWIDAPDDVFYMATEETRKIRKLLSSSETKRAARRPYKPIALRQSQALPLRPPPPAPVNDEPIVIED; translated from the exons ACTACGTCTACTTCGAGAACTCCTCCAGCAACCCATACCTGATCCGGAGGATTGAGGAGCTCAACAAG ACGGCCAATGGGAAcgtggaggccaaggtggtgtgCTTCTACCGGAGGCGGGACATCTCCAGCACCCTCATCGCCCTGGCCGACAAGCACGCAA CCCTGTCAGTCTGCTATAAGGCCGGACCGGGGGCGGACAACGGCGAGGAAG GGGaaatagaagaggaaatggagaatCCGGAAATGGTGGACCTGCCCGAGAAACTAAAGCACCAGCTGCGGCATCGGGAGCTGTTCCTCTCCCGGCAGCTGGAGTCCCTGCCCGCCACGCACATCAG GGGCAAGTGCAGCGTCACCCTGCTCAACGAGACCGAATCGCTCAAGTCCTACCTGGAGCGGGAG GATTTCTTCTTCTATTCTCTAGTCTACGACCCACAGCAGAAGACCCTGCTGGCAGATAAAGGAGAGATTCGAGTAGGAAACCGGTACCAGGCAGACATCACCGACTTGTTAAAAGAAG GCGAGGAGGACGGCCGAGACCAGTCCAAGCTGGAGACCAAGGTGTGGGAGGCGCACAACCCACTCACAGACAAGCAGATCGACCAGTTCCTGGTAGTGGCCCG CTCTGTGGGCACCTTCGCACGGGCCCTGGACTGCAGCAGCTCCGTCCGACAGCCCAGCCTGCACATGAGTGCCGCAGCTGCCTCCCGAGACATCACCCTG ttccatGCCATGGACACTCTCCACAAGAACATCTATGACATCTCCAAGGCCATCTCAGCGCTGGTGCCACAGGGCGGGCCCGTGCTCTGCAGGGACGAGATGGAGGAGTGGTCTGCGTCAGAGGCCAACCTTTTCGAGGAAGCCCTGGAAAAATATGGGAAGGATTTCACGGACATTCAGCAAGATTTT CTCCCGTGGAAGTCTCTGACCAGCATCATTGAGTACTACTACATGTGGAAGACCACCGACAGATACGTGCAGCAG aAACGCTTGAAAGCAGCTGAAGCTGAGAGCAAGTTAAAGCAAGTTTATATTCCCAACTA TAACAAGCCAAATCCGAACCAAATCAGCGTCAACAACGTCAAGGCCGGTGTGGTGAACGGCACGGGAGCACCGGGCCAGAGCCCTGGCGCTGGCCGGGCCTGCGAGAGCTGTTACA CCACACAGTCTTACCAGTGGTATTCTTGGGGTCCCCCTAACATGCAGTGTCGTCTCTGCGCATCTTGTTGGACATATTGGAAGAAATATGGTGGCTTGAAAATGCCAACCCGGTTAGATGGAGAGAGGCCAGGACCAAACCGCAGTAACATG AGTCCCCACGGCCTCCCAGCCCGGAGCAGCGGGAGCCCCAAGTTCGCCATGAAGACCAGGCAGGCCTTCTATCTGCACACGACGAAGCTGACACGGATCGCCCGGCGCCTGTGCCGTGAGATCCTGCGCCCATGGCATGCTGCGCGGCACCCCTACCTGCCCATCAACAGCGCGGCCATCAAGGCCGAGT GCACGGCGCGGCTGCCCGAAGCCTCCCAGAGCCCACTGGTGCTGAAGCAGGCGGTGCGCAAGCCGCTGGAAGCCGTGCTCCGGTATCTTG AGACCCACCCCCGTCCCCCGAAGCCTGACCCCGTGAAGAGTGTGTCCAGCGTGCTCAGCAGCCTGACGCCCGCCAAGGCGGCCCCTGTCATCAACAACGGCTCCCCCACCATCCTGGGCAAGCGCAGCTATGAGCAGCACAACGGGGTGGACG GCAACATGAAGAAGCGCCTCTTGATGCCCAGTAGGG GTCTGGCAAACCACGGACAGACCAGGCACATG GGACCAAGCCGGAACCTCCTGCTCAACGGGAAGTCCTACCCCACCAAAGTGCGCCTGATCCGGGGGGGCTCCCTGCCCCCGGTCAAGCGGCGGCGGATGAACTGGATCGATGCCCCGGATGACGTGTTCTACATGGCCACCGAGGAGACCAG GAAGATCCGCAAGCTGCTCTCATCCTCGGAAACCAAGCGTGCTGCCCGCCGGCCCTACAAGCCCATCGCCCTGCGCCAGAGCCAGGCCCTGCCGCTGCGGCCGCCGCCGCCTGCGCCCGTCAACGACGAGCCCATTGTCATCGAGGACTAG